The following are from one region of the Cryptococcus deuterogattii R265 chromosome 8, complete sequence genome:
- a CDS encoding uncharacterized protein (genome sequence mistake), giving the protein MTYLTAHLPFQSNSPLPPPGSHLIISDTLNSPAQFALYHLVNAALLKQKSQSLSLTQARQTGNGGTEQVIKVVWVDFRGEGRSSWEAVLKKLGTPLPPPASPTFIHITPSSLPACIPSSSTSNANSPRIFPPLSSAAEDTTSERDGPNSETSIRCAYSAPPSTSAAAIRTLIKPQTRRRRITVSTHPRRPE; this is encoded by the exons ATGACCTATCTAACAGCGCACCTGCCATTCCAATCCAATTCCCCCCTACCACCCCCAGGGTCCCACTTGATCATTTCAGATACCCTCAACTCTCCCGCTCAATTTGCGCTTTATCACTTGGTCAatgctgctcttctcaagcaaaaATCTCAATCTCTGTCTCTAACTCAAGCGAGACAGACGGGTAATGGTGGAACGGAACAGGTGATCAAAGTTGTGTGGGTTGATTTtagaggtgaaggaagatcAAGTTGGGAAGCCGTTCTCAAAAAACTG GGCactccacttccaccaccCGCCTCTCCTACATTCATTCACAttactccttcttccttacCCGCCTgtatcccttcttcctctacttCTAATGCCAACTCGCCGAGAATATTCCCTCCACTTTCCTCCGCAGCCGAAGACACAACTTCGGAAAGGGATGGGCCCAACTCTGAAACAAGTATACGATGTGCTTATTCCGCACCTCCAAGCACAAGCGCAGCCGCAATCAGGACACTCATTAAACCCcagacaagaaggagaagaattACAGTGTCTACTCATCCTAGACGGCCTGAGTGA